The nucleotide sequence CAAAAATTTCTTGTAATGCGCTATGTTATTATCTaaattactcccactatgactagcctaaagaGTTCATATTTTTTAAAACACTCTAAAGAGTGCAAACTGACAGAAAGCAGATTGGCGGATCCATGCAGGCAAAGATGTTGTGTTCTGGGCTCCTTGTTCAGGCTCAAATTATGTGCCGGATCCGCTTTGCTTGTATAATAGACTAATTGTGCAAGCAGAGTAATTCTTGGATTCTTGCAGTGCATCTGGAGCAGAAACAGCAAAGGAATTGACATCACTAACAAACAAGCGGCATTCCTTTGCTGTTTCGTTGTCAATTGACAACGTCAACCTAGCTATGGCACAGATCACCTTATAATGACAAGTGACCGAGATCAGTATATAACTTTGAGCTACGATCTGACACCTCACACTTGTATATTTGTAGTAAACATGAGACGAGAATCAGGCTGAGTTTTGGTTACCATGAGGAATCAGTTGTCCTTGTACTTGGGGAACGGGACCCTGCCAGACTCGATGAGGTTGATGTCGTCCACGAGGATCTCGTAGTGGCGGCGCACCTCGTCGGCCGTCTTGGTCCCGCCCATGGCGCGAGACACCTTGAGCCAGCGGTCGGGCGTGCCCTCGCCGTGGTAGGCGAGTGCCTCCTCGAACAGCTTGTTCTCCTTGGCGCtccacgccgcgtcgtcgccgccGCGGGATGAGCTCCCTGACATCTCAACCTGGATCGGAATTGGTAGTATGTTTCTCGGAAACCGAGCTCAGTTAGCGCTGAAGTTTTTGCACTTCAGAAGCCCTGATGGCTGTGGTTTGGTGATCGCTGTGCTGCTTCGGTGCCCGCTATTTATAGGTGCTTTGGGGCCTCGCGCCGCTCGTATGGTGGACTGCCACCGACTTTGTGATTGAAAGATCAGTGAGGCTAATTAGATTGTgtcatttttgaactttttggacGAAGGTGCCTCATTTGGATGTAGATTTCGGTGCTGCGATATGACATCTCAAGGCGGACAAAGGTGCACGATCGGTCCGTGTCAACGTCTCCGGTGCATGGCACTGCAGCCTGCAGTGGGATATTATCTCCGGTCGGGTATTTCAGTCGGGCGAACTAACTCGCTGTGACAAAAATGCACATTAACTATCGCGAGCGTAATTTTCGGTAACGTTCGGCATGCAACAAATAATTAACGAATAATAAATGGCTACCGCTACACCGCTACttcttccgttcctaaatacttgtttttctagccatttcaacaaatgactacatacgaagcaaaatgagtgaatctacactctaaaatatgtctacatacatccgtatgtagtagtcatttgaaatgcctaaaaaaacaaatatttaggaacggagggagtacatgcaagCGTCCATCGCTAGCCATGCCCAAAAGAGGGGCTATCAATATGTGCATGCACGTTACGTGGATAGCCATAAATATAGGATCGCAAATGCTACTTCATGATTGTTAGGCTGGTTATAATGGTAGTTATCATAgctactagtatcatgcatgtcaactaggcaattttaataagatgtcatagcattaaatgaagaaagagagggtgtaatatcatatcatgataccgtatcataataaatgctatgttactttgtgtcatgcatggcaataaatatagtactacatgatactaatatatgatactatgcattagggaggtagtatcatacactagtatcatatgcatgatactagtatatgatactcaccattacaaccagccttaggctGGTCATAACGGGGAGtatctctctcagtttacagggcgtgcgtgtGTCCATagatcgtcaatttgaccaacctaatacaactcatatattacaaaaaatataccactataaacttcagatgttctattttcaaatgcTATAATTTTTATATAGTtaatattagggtgataaaattggcaacctaggtataatTTTtacaggacttgtaaactgaaatggagggagtagtagtttccCTTGTATTTTGGGTCATATTTTCATCATAATTTTAACTAATAAATTGTATTTTGACCGTGGTTTACTAGTCTCCATTCTATTTTGGTCATATTTTGACCATGATTTAACAAATAAAATCTATGATATATGTAGTAAAATTAAAATAATTGGAACTTACATCCAAATACGAACCCAACAATTTTTTTATGAAAGCGTTTTTGCGAAGTTAGAGATGAGCTCTCCTTTCAGGACCTAGGATGGACTGGTATCCCATACACTTGGGATAATCGTCAATCGGTGTTGCAAATGTTAAAGCAAGGTTGGATCAAGCCTTTGCTAATGAGAAATTCCAGTAGCGTTTTCAGTACACTCGTGTTCGACACATCAGTTCGGCTGAATCGAATCACTATTTTGTTGTAGCGGAGATGAAGGAGGGTGTGCCAAACTAGTCTCGACCTAAGAAGCAATTCCGTTATGAGAATGTTTGGCAAACACATGTCGATTATGACAAGCTAGTCTGGCAAACTCGGCTAGATCGGCAATAAGTTCCCGGGCTCCAAGGTGTGGCGCAATCTTTGCAACATCTCCGGCAAACACTGGAACCGTGGGGTGCAAAAGAGTTAGGTTGTTTCACACGAGCTGTCCGGGAACTTCAGAAAAAGTTGGACAAGCTACGTTCTCTTTTGGTTGGGCGTggtctgacttatgaggagaagtgCATAATTTTAAAGTTGAAGGAAGCTTTGTTCCAGGAGGAGGTGTGGATCCGTCAGTGCTCACGTGTGTTGTGGCTGTGTGAAGGTGATGGAAACACCGGGTATTTCCATGCACAAGCAGCACAAAGGAGACGGATCAATAAATTTCGGGCCTTGTACGGCAAGATGGAACTGCATGTATTAATGAAGTGGAGGATAAGGAGGAAGTGCAAGCATTTTATCAGGACCTGTATGAATCGCAGGGGTTCTCTGATCCAAAAAAGCTTCTCAATCATGTGCCAGTCAAACTTACAGCGGGCATGAACACTTTACTGGACATTGTTGCAGCGGAGGTCAAGGAGGCGTTGTTCCAAGTGGCGACTTCCAAGGCGCTGGGCGTCGACGGGTTTATGGCTGGTTTCTACCAGCGCCACTGGGATACCTTGCAAGACGATGTTACTGATGCGCTGCTGGAATTCTTGAATGTTGGGGACCTACCGATGGGCTTGAATGATACATCTATTATTTTGATTCCTAAGGTACGACACCCCCAATTCATCTCTCACTATCGGCCTATTCCTCTCTGTTCAGTGATGTAGGAGATCATTAGCGAAGAACAAAGTGCTTTTTGTACTTGGGCACCTAGTCACTGACAATGTCCTTGTGGCATATGAAAGCGTGCATTCAATGAAAGAAGGAAGAAAGGAAAATTATTCGCGCGTGGTAATTGATGAAGGCTACGACAGAGTGGAATGGCACTATCTGGAATCTATTATGATCAAGTTGGGCTTAGCACCAGTTTTGTGAGACTTATTATGAAGTGTGTCTCCTCGGTGAGATTCCGAGTTAGGGTCAATGGGGAGCTATTACCCTACTTCATACCTTCAAGAGGATTAAGGCAGGGGTATCAATGTATCTATTATTGACGTGTGTTGAAGGGTTCTCCTCCTTGCTGGTAACTCCATTGATAGAGGAATAAGAGTGAGCTATGAATCTCCTTGGGTTAGCCACCTTCTATTTGCAAAAGATCAAAGTGCAGTTAGTTTGAATGAGATTCTTCAAGTATATGGTGATGCTTCAGGGCAGTGTGTTAACAGAGATAAGATTACTATTTTCTTCAATTCTAACATGCCATCACATGTGAAGCAGGCCATGAAGATTGCCTTGGATATCAATGCAGAGGCATTCAACGAAAGATACCTCGGGCCCCATACGGCATTCGGGCAAATGACCAGTAGAACATTTGATTACATTGCGGAGCGAGCACAAGGTAAGATTCAAGGATGGTCGGAGAAGCTGTTAGCTTCTACTTGTTAGGAAGTACTTAAATCGGTTGTTTAGGCGATGCCGGCCTAAAAAAGTACTCTATGTAAGAGTATTACCTCCCCAATGGCTAAATATTTCTGGAGTAGTTCTCTTAACAAGAAAGGCATTCAATGGATTTCCTAGAAAAATATGTCCGCCCTAAATGCAATCGGGAAATGGGGTTTTGGGACATGCATCAATTCAACCTATCTTTATTTAGAAACCATGTATGAAGTTTGATGATGAAGCCAAATTCCTTGTGCGCTCAGGTTTTGAAAGGCCGCTACTTCCCAGAATGTGATTTCATGCTAGCATTTGCACCCAAGTCGCCCTCGGCTACCTGGTGCACGATCATAGCCAGCAGGGAGGCTTTGCGGCCGGGTCTTATTAAAATAGTTGGGGATTTGAGCTCCATTCTAGTTTGGACTAAGAAGTGGATCTCAGGAACAATTTCAATGACACCCCTATTCACACCGGCTAACACTCATGTTGAACTAGTTTCATATCTCATTGATTATGGTAATTGGACATGGAGGCAGCAGGTGATTTGTGGCACATTCATTGCTCCTGATGCGGAGGCGGTCTTTAATATCCTTCTCTTTTGGAGGTGGTGACGATTTTTATGCCTAGGATTTTGACAAAACAGGCAACTACATTGTAAAGACAATGTACCGTGCTCTTGTGACTCAGACAAAGCATCTTGCTCTAGAGGAAGGGATGGCTACTGGGACCTCAAGGAATATCAACAATTATGGAAGACCTTGTTGACATTAAATGTCATACCAAAATTTCATGTGTTTTCATGGCACGTCTTTCGAGGGATTCTTCCTAGAGAGGCTACACTAAAGAGAAGACACATTGCTGAACTTGGCCGATGCAAAGGTTTTCTTAGCCATGGACGAAGACCTACAACATGCACTCATGTATTGTTCTCATGCAAAGTATTGGGGAGGAAGCCATGAGGTGTTTGATATATGATTACCAAGGTTGCACTCTAACTCTTGGGCTTGGGACATTCTATGTGATGATTGGTTCAAGGACAAAGATCATGTTCTAATCATTACCATCATGTGGTCGATTTGGCATTCACGAAACCGAATCAAGCACAATGAAGGGGGATCATGTCCTGCTACATGTATGAAGCTAACAAAAAAAGCCTTGGCGATTCTAGAACTGCCTAGGACTATGGCTTTAGTCTTACCAAGACATGGGTGGAGGCCCCCTAAATTGGGTTTTAGTAAAAATAACACCGACAAAGCAATTAACTTTGATGAAAACTGTAACCCTATTGGTGGTGTAGCTCGGTCATGCACTAGCCTACTTGGTGCTTGGTGCAAGCCCCATATGAGTATCTCAGACCCAATGATAGACAAGGTATTGGCAATGCGGGAAGGTGCATAGTTTGCTAAATTGTGTGGTTTAACGCATGTGATCATGGAAGTGGGATGCCTGGAGATGGTCGATCTCtggaacactcaccacaattctcACTCGATTGTGGCTTCTATTCTGTTAGAAATTGGAGAACTCGTTAGTGACTTTCAGTTTTCTAATAATCTTCATGTAATCGGGCAGGAAATGCTCCCCCACATCTTTGTGCTAAGCATGCTTGCACATTGAACATGACATATAGCTGGCTCGACGAGACACCAAGCTTCTTAGTGACCAACTTGTTTGCAGATTGTCCTAGTAATGCAcctatatgaataaagctctctgtaTTGCCTGCAAAAAACAATTAAATGAAGGAAGCTGAACTAAGCACATATTCATTGGGGAGATTAGTTCCTAGCACTTTTAATGCACATAGCACCTCACCTAAGAACTAATGCATTGTAAGAGGCACGAGACGACTAAAACTCAAACCCAAAGGGAGTAGGAAATTTTGCTTACGTGGCATATGATTAAGGAAGAAAGAGAATGTTATATATCATATGAtaccgtgtcataataaatgatGTGTTATTATACCCATGCATGAAAATAAATGAGATCATTTTAAATACTAACCTATGATGTTATACACTACGGAGGTTGTATCAGATGCATGATACTAGCGTATGGTACTCCCTCACTACGAGTAGCATAAGATATCCAATATCCGAGTGCCTCATAGACTTTTGTTTTCTTGAACTGTCCACAACCCATTGCCATCATTCTCATAATGGAGATAAAATAGTTCAAGAGATCCAGACAAAAGGAAACATGAAAGGGATAAATAGCGAGTTATGCACCAATAGAAAACCCCACCGTGCGTTCCCGCGATTGGAACATGCACAATGGAGCAAAAACCTGTTAGACCTAAGATAGAACCTACACAATGCGGGCAGTTCAACAACATCCAGCACAAAATATTACAGATCCACATATAATAAATCGACCACAGATGAATGAGATAGAGACCGGATGACTCCAGAACTACGTGAAAGAAAGACTTTAGTAGCACTTGCAGATCAACGTCGAGATGACTCATGAGCATCATGTGTCGCTGCCCATATCTTCTTCATCGCCACCATGATCTTGAGCAATCCGCGCCTTGCTTTGGTGTGTCCATATACTTGACTTTTTAAATACACATCCAAGACGACAAAgaagaacaagtatcaaatacaaACTCAGGACCACTCAAGATCTTATTCTTAAAGGTAGTTTTGTTGTGTCAGTTCCAAATGACCCAGATAACTGCAGCCAAACAATAGTAGATAGACATTCACCATTAGGCAAGAAAGCATAACACCATGAGTAATGTTGCCACGCATTATTAAGGTTAGATCAGTACCAAGAATCATGCCTACATTACGCCAAACAACCTTGGCCACCTAAGAAAAGTTGTTGATCTAACTCATATTGATCAGAGAATGAACGTTCAAGGTTACCACCTTATTTCCTCCTTTTCGTAACATCTCTAGTCAACACAACATTTTGGAGTAATTACTGTAAGAAGATACGGATTTTCATATTCAACTATAATCCCCTCCTTCCCGGGTAAGTCCTTTTCCAATATATCATCTATTGATCTAGTTGTAAAACATGGTTCTTACCTAGCCCCCAATAAACCTCATCACCCTCGCGAGGTGTGTGTAGGTTCATAGTCTCATTCTTAACACCTTACCATTGTTTACTAATATAGAATCGAACTTTATTTGGAGGCACTTTTGGTATATAGAACGACGGTGGTTTCCCATTCCGCCTCAAATTCCGTGTTGCTAATACTCGGTCTAGTGGTGGCGGTTATAGAAACTAGCTCCAATATTGTGTATAGCATAGTAGGTTTCGCACATATAACCATGTCCAATGATCTACGTGTCGCAAGCAGTTTCATACAAATAACTACCTCCATTATGTGTACACCAGAGATCTATTTTTTTCTTATTATGTACCCACCCCTGCTAATGGCACTAGCTAAATGCTTGCGTGTTGCAACAGAGCAACAAAATATAGAAACACATTAGCCAAATGATTGTTTCAATTGAAAAAATATCAAGCTCTGCCCCTTTAGCTTGGAATTGGATTCTTAGCACCATGGGTGGATAACTCCAATAAAACCAGAAAATATTCCATTGAATTAGTACTTCCTCTGTCTCGATGTATAGGGTGTgtgcgtagttctaggtcatcgatttgactaACCAAATATGCATTCTATTTCaccaaaagtatatcattggattctcaagaggatgtagtttctaaaaatatattttcatcacATATAACTACGTGCATACCTTATaaacctagaactacgtgcataccttataaactgagatggagggagtgtAATAATCATTGTTCACATGTAGTGAGTATATGAAACCAAAACATATTTATCTAGTTAAATTATCAACCTAGAACTACGTGCTACCTtataaactgagatggagggagtaataaTCATTGTTCACATGTAGTGAGTATACGAAACCATATTGCATTTGAGGTGACCCGTAGGAATTGTTTTTTATGTAACATGTTCCCCTCCTACTCATGACTCCCTATGACATGTGTCCTCTCTAGTGACCCTTCCTAACCCATGCATTTTAGTCCTAATCCCTTTTATATTAAATATATTATATATAATGAATCTGCTTCCATTTCATTTCTCACTGCTAGCTCCTCACATCCACTGTTGTTGTCACTGCTCCACCTCATCCTCATGTTACAATATTCTCACATCTTTCCAAAAAAAGAAATAGTTGTAAGCACATGATGTGAGTCACTCAAAATGGTTAATATGAAGTAGAAGGAAAATATATCAATGGTTATGTCCCCTCTTACGAGTCCAATGCCCGTGTCAACCACATCAATACAAGGGATCATGTGAACAATGGAAACATAAGATCTACAACTATTGCATGTTAATTAGCAGTCATGCATGGAAAGATGGCATGTTGGATTGAAAGGGAAGTGACGAAAATATGGTTTTTGTTCTGTTTCTTGCTGTACAAGGAGATATGCATAGCAAATTGTTTACCATAACATTGAAGCTACGTGATCTTCTTGTACCAGTCATTTTCTTACAGAAAGGAAAACTGACAACAAGGCGATTCTTCAACGACATAATATATTATGGGAAAATATTAAGAGTAAAGATTGCATGGAACTGTATTTTTTTGGTAAATGTGCTTAATTGTTTTGGTAAGTGCAAAGAGGATACCATTAAACATTTATGTTCTTCTAATAAGTAATTAATGGTGTGGAAGTTTGCGGGTTCGATAACATATCAAATCGTGGACAAGGTACCATCATATGGGGAGGTAGGTGATGGTCCATCACTCACCAACTCCCCTTTAATAGTAAAGATTCTGATAAGTGCGCTTAATTGTTTTTTGAAGTTTGAGGAGGcgacaacataccatatcatggaTGACGTACCAtcgtaccggggggggggggtaatagaCCATCATTATGAActccccctttaatagtagagattcaGATGAAACATTGGAATACAAAGGTACAAAGATAACATATCATTCATTGCAGTACCCATAGTCCATAAGCTTTACAAGTTCACCTGATACAAAGACATTGGAATGGTACTCATGTCTTAAAGTCCATAGTCATTGTATGCTCTATCACTTATGCATTGCCTTCTAATGTCATTAGCTGGTGCCATTTATAATTCTAAAGCACACACCTCACCATCAATGTTTTTGTGcaatgcaactaaaataaaagcTACATGTAGGAAAAATTAGTAGGTTATTGAAAATGTAATGCGAGCTAAATTCAAGTAGCAGGTATACAGTTGTACTCTGCACAGAAGATAAATCTAAGAAGTCGTACCAGTTTCCGTTAAATAGAGAAGTCAAAGAAATTTGAATATTATAGAGAATAAAAGGATATAAATTGTATCAGTTTCTATTCCAATAGACAAGTGGTACCAGTTTGCATTTTACAGAGATGACAAAGCAGATAAGTTGTTGCAGTTCCCATTATAACTAAGAATTGGAACCAGTTTGCATTTACCAGAAAAGATAAAGTAATGTTTTAACTGAGAAGTTGAAGCAATTCATATTTTATATAAAGGATGAATTGAAGTGTTGACAGAACTTGAAGAAGTCAGAGCACCACCGACAGTAATGGCCATGTAGTCTCACCACCAAATACTCACATTATCGGTCGGCTATAAATGGAAGCCTCTTCCCTAACCCTAAATCTAGCCACCGGATCACCTAAAAAGCACTTAATCTAGATCCTCCGTTGCCGGCTTGAAATCGCCGATCCATCATCCCTGCTGATGGAGACATGGTCCACATGCACCCCACGTACTATAAAGAGCTCACCCCACCTACTACGCCCAAATCACAATGGAGGTAGCTATGGTGGTCATCGCTCGCGAGGTGACCCCGACCCAAGATCCTCTTCAGAGTCGAAGGAAGAGGTTGAGGCAGAGGGAagtagaagaaggagaaggcagAGGCAAAGGTGAAGGGAAACAATAGCTTCCATATGGCGGCGCGCTGGAGGAGCACATCCGTGCCAAGTGCCGAATAACATCAAGCTCGAGGATGCTGTTGTCATCATCACAATCCTCATGAACCCCAAGATGGTGGGGGAAGACAACACCATCACCGAATTGATTGCTGATGAATGCGAGGTCACCACCAACCATATCCTGATGGCCAACGAGTGGTGCGAGTTAGAGGAAATGTTTCCCAACCAAAACAACGAGAAACCAATGGGACATGTCTATCGGCACCCACAATGACGAGGCCTCTGGCTTCGGCATCATCTACATATCCTCATCCAACGAGTAGAAGTAGCTTCTTGTTTATCTAAATAATATAGTACTAAGTCTAATAGTTGCAGTACTAACTATGTAGTAGTTGTAGTACCAAGGATTGTTATCTACCTATTATATAATTAAGCATTGaaggtccaaacacgatgaaaattTATGACATTTTTTTCTGGACCGAgaaggaccctagaagcttcgggagccAACCAGAAGACCCACGACGTGACCACAAGCCACCCCGACATGCCTAggggggggtagggtgcaccccctgCTTGCGACCCCCTCGTGGCTACGTTTGGCATGATTCTAACGATGAAAGATCATATAAATAGAGGAacccctagaaagaaacctagaatcTTTACTCCACCGCCACAAGCCTTTGTTCTGAAGCAATATCATCTGGAGGCCTTCTtaggcatcctgccagagggggaagccATCATGTATGCTATCTTCATTATCCTTGCTGCCTCCATggcgatgcgtgagtagttcatcctcgaggctgagggtttgtaccagtagttatgtgtttgatctctctctatccctctctctctctctctctctctctctctcgtattcttgattttccacgatcttgatgtatcatgagatttattaatataattggatcacatgatGTTCACCTCCCTCTCTTATTTTTTGTGGTGAATTGAGTATTGCTCTTTGAtgtttctttatgttggattgaatattttggatttgagatcacttgatgcatGTCTAACTCACGGATTTCCGTCGTGGCATCAGGGTAATCTAGGTGGCATAagagttgattgatgtgtatcatatggtgttgtctTAGTATGATCTCTAGAGCTATTCGTCACACTTTGGGGGTAGTTCATAAGATTGATTGGAAACACACTTTGAGGTAGTTACTACCTATGCGATTTCATCCTACTTTTTCTTATAGGAATATAGACTTTCAAGTGATTCTTTGCGGCGCATTGAGGGATTACCATGTGATTCAATTACGTTAATGATGTTGAGagattacactagcgaaagtatgaaccctaggcattaTTTCTAGGCATTGAGACAATGGTTTGCTTACTTTTTcctacttgctaccttgttgtttttaatTGTTCAGATTATAAAAGCTagttctaccatccatattacacatctatcatcatcatctcttcgctgaactagtgcacttatacaactgaaaattgtattgggtgtgttggggacacaagagagttcTTGTATTTCATTGTAGGGTTGCATGAGAgagaaccatcttcatcctacacctcccacggattgataaaccctaggtcatccacttaaggaaaatttgctgctgtcctacactCTTGACCTAATATCACCAAATGGGATAAATCCTCTGGCATTCCAAAAGAAAAGCCTAATTGACCTCATGGTAGGCCTTTATAGAGTATAATTTAGAACGATACCATTTTTTCTTACCATGAGTATGATGCAAAATCACATGCAGAGTAACAATATTATACATGATATTCTTGTTCCTGAAGATGGCATTTTAATGTCTGCTAATTAAGTGTTTAGCAACGCCATCCTCCATAATATCTAGGATTCTTGCAATCCATTTGTAAATACATCTACAAAGATAAATTGGTCTAAACTTTTGAATCTTACTAGTACGAAAAACTCAGGCAAAAAGGTTATGATTCCATAGTTCAATCTTTGGACATCTAGAGTACCAACATGGGAAGAGTGAAAAAGGGCCATCATATCATGTTGCACCGCATCCCAACAACTTTAGAAAAACTCAATGGGTATATTGTCAGGACAAGGTGCTCTATTAGCCTCCATAGAGAATAGGACATCTTTTACTTTTTCCATGCTAAAAGGTCTAATTGGCTTAGTATTCTCTTCTTGACAGGCTTTCTCCTTAGCACTCCAACAACTGGGGCCAAATGCCAAAGGTTACAAGGTGTTGGCCTTAATAATTCTCTATAATATTGGTTGGCATGGTTTAGTAAATTTGTGCTGCCTTATATATAAACATGCCCACCAGTTAAAGAATGAATTGTACATTTCATCTTTCTACCATAGAAATTTTATGGAAGTGTCATGTATTTTGATCATCTTTCCAACCACCTTTCATGGGATTACTACAACCAATAGATATATTCATCACTAGAATATTATTAAGCTCCATCATAATGTGAGCTCTTCTACCATATAATTCAGGAGGGAAAGGGCTTAATTTCTCAAGATCTTCTCTATCAGCAAGTTCATCTCTAAAATCATTCTTAATTTTCTTTGTAGACTAAAAATGATTAGATACCTAAGATTTAAAGTATGTTTTGAACTTTTCATTTTGATGCTTATTACATCAATAGGATCATGAGCACATACTTTTGTACTCCAGATTTCATGCACTAAAGGAAAGAAATCATATTAACAAGGGGAAATAAAACCCCTCCAATCTATAAAGAAATCATATACATCAATAGGTAGTATGTTTATGTTTACTGGTCCAAGTATATTTGCCCCATTTATATGACTCTCTCTTAGCACAATAGTGTGGATAAtcatattatacatacatacatgcatgcatgcatgcatatgtacatacatacatagcatagcataggaatttaaaaaaaatcctcacAATCTTTGAGGATGTGAAAGTCTTCCCGGCTAAAACAAGCAAACCCCACATTACAATAATAGGCAGCTACCTCCACGAACTATTCATCATGTTCGACCCCATAATTAATGAGTAGGCCCCATTTGTCTTTTAGGAAACAAAATATAACCAAGGATAATCCAACCCCAAAGAATCCGAGAGAATTAATTATTTCATATATTTGCCACACTCACAAA is from Triticum aestivum cultivar Chinese Spring chromosome 3A, IWGSC CS RefSeq v2.1, whole genome shotgun sequence and encodes:
- the LOC123058428 gene encoding protein RADIALIS-like 3; amino-acid sequence: MSGSSSRGGDDAAWSAKENKLFEEALAYHGEGTPDRWLKVSRAMGGTKTADEVRRHYEILVDDINLIESGRVPFPKYKDN